The Agarilytica rhodophyticola genome has a window encoding:
- a CDS encoding thrombospondin type 3 repeat-containing protein, with protein sequence MSILRIGQRRFTSISKKIAVTCGILLLSIQQARAINHSEIVVTDVSSRSFTVNWQTDEASTPHIEIYKDVQGLEPIAGLSISPNYTVSGDNALANMAQTHGVMRVKVSGLEANTPYFYRVVNTSNVDANVERFPVSGALPSVKTKQYSLPSSNETIGTEVFQEGGGSPANGSIVILSVEGSESPVSYMVGDGIANALATVNLTNLFDDAQQLHRAVVGGESSSIRVMGGSLGEGFFRDTLPNNNLRGETKFSAVSPISLQVAKDSDGDGISDVYELANGLDINNANDAALDSDGDGLSNLEEYRNGSNSQVRDTDGDGIEDADEVANGTLANQADSDRDNINDGSEINGATPTDALNADSDGDGVNDGAELQLGSDPNNASDTPIVDVDGDSISDSVDNCLNFPNPDQHDNDNDGLGDICDSDDDNDGVIDVLDNAPFTSNANQQDTDNDQVGNVVDNCVSISNQNQLDNDNDGLGDACDADDDNDGINDLDRLPSAAVASHRYTRIENFIGSTIPVVGSRDLNAAIAVVKTDLSTSDSIVMGIFNVTTRVYEPQPLTSEQQALNGMLGISIDIYNCDCFGQGINARDNVSVETDTGIVTAVLPRIPHSQIGLSSVFLISVDGSSYRSFSRSGNLSVLRQTSQVQAPLDNCQFIANPDQADFDNDGIGDACDFTADDADGDGILNSVDNCPDTHNVSQDDFDGDNIGDLCDADNDNDGISNDDEITIFGSNPFSTDSDNDGIADADEDFDFDGVSNGSEIAAGTNPLLTTITLASGLNLFSYPTAVPVNFSAFDLLNTLGGDGVASYVERFNSETQLWQTAEYISGVASGVDFPIKHNEAYRVQMIQARTLELEGDPVCNVINLNTGINLVGISCIPAGTSAFDVLSALGGADIVANIQRINTGTGLYEEASYLNDVPDGVDFPIVRGQGYQIEMNEAFTLTAFALNTVNFNVQSHSDGQILFEAQQQVFGSLSEANVSVLVNDIAATISESESGYQFTSNLTLEQGINTVTIRVRGANNLLQTRVIELLVGERKDQGESSNEVLIGTENQDALYGFEGGNQLYGLAGNDFLRGSRDPITRELTDLLVGGPDQDTLSFGAKFLFNLGDGRDTITAPGGEGRIIFGDGISLQSLEFEQVNRSDIRINYGEGDDSILIDGYITGSSSNIIQTINFIDVEGRVLSATDINQLLLTGTDEVDNFFSSPFDDVIRTFGGDDQIEISGGGNDIVYAGDHDDLIYLASGFRNSGLTRVIAGPGNDSYPINTHVVAELSIGDGIDSVRTPYEATNTNIYFSEGIHLDDFVISYDDNNNGRNPTINVRYSATDEIQFYNTRLSDQQNIRRNFSDYVMMGLVQVTLNFADSSAVSLRDLLFDINVQHTNDADNTIFVRHADSVTNGRSGNDELFGTLGDDTLFGDKGNDVLNGQNGNDIFVGGRGNDIIRASSGRNTYHYNVGDDKDIIHQDGGTHHIVFAADISPQQVSVTNKRERDSHSIVFNVAGTVDAITFNNYWRDGFTWPETDTVLSIEFLSDGTLWSHTELMTQLNQASSDNDKFYLYGTTGGNSNPSYNLSGGAGDDIFLYGADTTDIFIHDNVFHYAAGDGRDIYNLGLARVIDSGSFQYSRISINNHWDLSSIDSSRASFAMKNDSLFITIDNDPTQVLTIRHVFTSIVDSQGEIIQVLSDITFSDVVVTYQDIITRFSTPSADGSWVRVGPAGSSFVGTSYNETILVSSLDNQDFQFDSGPGDDFIWKGNCGRVHYIFRVGGGNDTLESTHKCLADGFGFDSLFFPASDDSPLPISFVYDPMAYGASYQVIEYGSVFGVYDGGSVRLRDSTLLLPEYRDSRGSSRQTIAHIRRSRGMTIRGVDQWYVDQHPELLVTKTDPSGASRKYFPLIGVQGNTGENSNFTGRDTVEGGNADEYIQTLFGEDTIRAGGGDDFIDAGGARDSIFAGDGDDIIITGGSSNSSLGWNGGSLQVRGERGDDTIYLDRGRDNIYFNLGDGHDTLVVNEGFIEANDRLFFGPGITPQSTIFSQQQDRLIIRYSANDTITIRNFYERSGNRWVVRRAFNISYSGDTSNYTVTDVRLGNRSPVAIDDNYLNISPLPRVFSFAELLGNDTDADGDDLTIYQAFNAVNGNVFVNHKLAQITFVPHKNFSGNASFEYLVEDNNGGVDNGFVRMTITAATSILTGTNSTDTVQGTAENDVLYGLAGDDELIGLGGDDILFGNTGNDRFDGGSGNDIIYYTFGDIVDGGDDFDTVFSHDVFAGNPIDDLFLIEDLTNIEAIDGGLGTNSIYADDQSNTYDLSLMVLSNIDRFYAGAGDDVVIGPELVPLTIEGQDGNDHLIGGNDNDYLIGGAGNDWLKGGSGNTDYLEGNEGDDRLFGGDGNDYLDGGVGTDLLVGGNENDSYSWQPGSGDLYISDYSHVDAGNPQHVDSLELLLGLVDDQPRVPEYDDFSWARNSFGDLLMTYNDSGETITLLNWFKHSDHKLQLIIGDTEFDLTQIEMDANANLISSPVLSVPAGGSVLQGEQHYLDNCSQCHGIAASGIGQFNENLIAISGEGVQTPLAALFNYVSHQMPIDNPQACVGECAKSVSLYLQSLNLPLDADNDGFFDNEDECPATPEDEVLIDRGCSVSQIDSDNDGINDHVDICPNTPVGALVDGDGCALDGDGDRVPDGIDQCPNTHPSASHVDELGCAIDTDNDGVVDGPDLCPLTPQGETVDSAGCAQTQLDDDADGINNALDECPNTLFGDVVDNVGCSASQADSDNDGVVDSIDQCPGTAPGSRVDPLGCTVINNAPTVTISSPLNGSVVIEGRSTVLSANADDDFEGDLSHAITWSSSIDGSLGTGQTLSVSSLSVGAHEISASAIDTDGATGVSTINLMVQSEQDAGTITLNQSTDIGTPGSNPGSMSYDASLGIYTLNTGSFDIGSFSDNFFFAYQISQGDIDIRVRVTSISNFFAKSGLMIRASLDSSSRHASMTIERESSPVFIHRTEDITDTSYTGATTGAANEGWVRLQKTGNVVHGYFSTDGNNWTLVATATIAFDTNFYVGLIAVNSEGASDTTSTFEQLSLVAGEPSVGNTAPSLTITSPAEGASFDSGTLVTLTALASDTEDGDLSHSVTWSSDLDGNLGTASSLSLSGLSQGAHVITASVTDSGSLTASAAVNITMTPSAVNDTPLITLSSPADGASFDAGTSVNLTATASDTEDGDLSGGIMWSSDIDGALGTASSLALANLSQGTHVITASVTDSASATASASVTITITSSSSNMPPAIAITLPNTGITVTQGSAVTFNGDANDSEDGNISSVITWQSSIDGALGSGASLTTSALSVGSHTITATINDSASLSASDSITIVVASDSGGGNGLAFTQSADIGNPGQAGTSAYDSATGTYTINSGSFDMGSFVDNFFLVYQPYQGDIDMQARVVSIGNFYAKTGLTIRSSLDSGSAHVSMMIELLSGGFLISRNEEFTDTNYTPSPIAVEVGHWVRLQKVGTTITGYVSTDGNNWTTVGSQTITIGNDFYIGISAVNSEGAPFTELIMDSVSTVTTP encoded by the coding sequence ATGAGCATACTACGGATAGGGCAAAGACGTTTTACATCTATCTCAAAAAAAATAGCCGTTACATGTGGAATTTTGCTATTAAGTATTCAACAAGCACGTGCGATTAATCATAGCGAAATTGTTGTCACAGATGTAAGCAGTCGGTCTTTTACTGTCAACTGGCAGACCGATGAGGCCTCTACGCCTCATATAGAAATCTATAAAGATGTCCAAGGCCTTGAACCTATAGCAGGACTTAGCATCTCTCCTAACTATACTGTGTCGGGTGACAATGCATTAGCTAACATGGCGCAGACTCATGGCGTCATGAGAGTTAAGGTTTCTGGTTTAGAAGCTAACACACCTTACTTTTATCGCGTTGTTAATACATCCAATGTCGATGCCAATGTGGAGCGTTTTCCTGTCTCGGGTGCGTTACCATCAGTTAAGACGAAACAATATAGTTTACCGTCCAGCAATGAAACCATTGGTACCGAAGTTTTTCAAGAGGGAGGCGGTAGCCCTGCCAATGGTAGCATTGTTATTTTGAGTGTTGAAGGCAGTGAATCGCCGGTTTCCTACATGGTCGGGGATGGTATTGCCAACGCCTTGGCCACCGTTAATTTAACCAATCTTTTTGATGATGCTCAGCAATTACATCGGGCCGTGGTAGGTGGCGAGTCTAGTAGTATTCGGGTCATGGGAGGAAGTTTAGGCGAAGGCTTTTTTCGCGATACATTGCCTAACAATAACCTTCGTGGTGAAACTAAGTTTTCTGCTGTTAGCCCGATAAGCTTGCAAGTAGCAAAAGATAGTGATGGTGATGGAATTAGTGATGTTTATGAGCTCGCTAATGGCCTCGATATTAATAATGCCAATGATGCCGCTTTGGACAGTGACGGCGATGGCTTAAGTAACCTGGAAGAGTATCGGAATGGAAGCAATAGCCAAGTGCGTGATACCGATGGTGATGGCATTGAGGATGCAGACGAAGTCGCCAATGGTACGCTTGCCAATCAAGCAGATTCCGATCGCGATAACATTAATGATGGTAGTGAAATTAATGGCGCGACGCCGACAGACGCACTTAATGCGGACAGTGATGGTGATGGTGTCAATGATGGTGCCGAACTTCAACTTGGCAGTGATCCCAATAACGCTAGCGACACTCCCATCGTCGATGTCGATGGTGACTCTATTTCTGACAGTGTTGATAATTGTCTTAATTTCCCAAACCCTGATCAACATGATAATGATAACGACGGCTTGGGGGATATATGTGATAGCGATGACGATAATGATGGGGTGATTGATGTCTTAGACAATGCGCCTTTTACTTCTAATGCGAATCAGCAAGATACAGACAATGACCAAGTAGGTAATGTTGTTGATAACTGCGTTTCGATAAGTAACCAGAATCAATTGGATAACGACAATGATGGACTGGGAGATGCGTGCGATGCGGATGATGACAATGATGGCATCAATGATCTGGATCGTTTGCCGAGTGCCGCAGTAGCGTCGCATCGCTATACCAGGATTGAAAATTTTATCGGCTCAACAATCCCTGTAGTCGGTAGCCGTGACCTGAATGCAGCGATCGCCGTTGTCAAGACAGACTTGAGTACGTCCGATAGTATCGTTATGGGCATTTTTAACGTCACGACGCGCGTATATGAACCGCAACCGCTTACTTCTGAACAACAGGCATTAAATGGAATGCTAGGCATTTCCATTGATATTTATAATTGTGATTGCTTCGGTCAAGGAATTAATGCGCGTGATAATGTCTCTGTAGAAACTGACACCGGTATTGTTACGGCTGTTTTACCGCGCATTCCCCATAGCCAGATTGGACTTTCTTCAGTATTTTTAATTTCGGTTGACGGTTCTAGTTACCGCTCATTTTCCCGAAGCGGAAATTTATCTGTACTGCGACAAACCTCCCAAGTCCAGGCTCCTCTCGATAATTGTCAATTTATCGCAAACCCGGATCAAGCTGACTTTGATAACGATGGTATTGGTGATGCTTGTGACTTCACAGCAGACGATGCCGATGGCGACGGTATTTTAAACAGTGTCGATAACTGTCCTGATACCCACAATGTTTCACAGGATGATTTTGATGGTGACAACATTGGCGACCTCTGTGATGCAGACAATGATAATGACGGCATCAGTAATGATGATGAAATTACTATTTTTGGCAGTAACCCCTTTAGTACTGATTCCGATAATGACGGTATTGCTGACGCTGACGAAGATTTTGATTTTGATGGTGTGAGTAACGGTAGTGAAATAGCCGCTGGAACGAACCCGTTATTGACGACCATAACATTGGCCAGTGGTTTAAATTTATTTAGCTACCCCACTGCAGTACCCGTGAACTTTAGCGCGTTTGATTTATTAAATACTCTCGGCGGTGATGGTGTTGCCAGTTATGTGGAACGCTTTAATTCGGAGACACAACTTTGGCAAACGGCTGAATACATCAGTGGTGTTGCCAGTGGTGTCGACTTTCCTATAAAGCACAATGAAGCTTACCGCGTGCAAATGATACAAGCTCGAACACTGGAGCTTGAAGGCGATCCTGTCTGTAATGTTATTAATCTTAATACAGGTATCAACCTTGTTGGTATTTCATGTATTCCTGCCGGCACCTCAGCGTTTGATGTGTTAAGTGCCTTAGGTGGCGCAGATATTGTTGCCAATATTCAACGCATTAATACAGGAACCGGCCTATATGAAGAAGCAAGTTACCTCAATGATGTGCCTGATGGCGTTGATTTTCCTATCGTACGGGGGCAGGGCTATCAAATAGAAATGAACGAAGCATTTACCTTGACAGCATTTGCTTTAAATACCGTGAATTTTAATGTGCAAAGTCATAGTGATGGACAAATTCTTTTCGAGGCACAACAGCAGGTTTTTGGGAGTCTTAGTGAGGCTAACGTATCGGTCTTAGTCAATGATATTGCTGCAACTATTTCTGAAAGCGAAAGTGGTTATCAGTTCACAAGCAACCTGACACTTGAGCAAGGTATTAACACCGTTACCATTCGCGTTCGGGGTGCTAATAATCTTTTGCAAACAAGAGTCATCGAGCTGCTTGTCGGCGAGCGAAAGGATCAAGGGGAATCTTCTAATGAAGTACTTATCGGTACGGAAAACCAAGACGCGCTATATGGATTTGAAGGTGGGAATCAACTTTATGGTCTCGCCGGAAATGATTTTCTAAGAGGAAGTCGAGACCCTATAACCCGTGAATTAACCGACCTCTTGGTGGGTGGGCCTGATCAAGATACCTTAAGCTTTGGTGCAAAATTTCTCTTTAACCTCGGTGATGGACGCGACACGATTACAGCCCCAGGTGGCGAAGGTCGTATTATTTTTGGCGATGGTATCTCGCTGCAAAGCCTAGAGTTTGAGCAAGTGAACCGATCTGATATTCGTATTAATTACGGCGAAGGCGATGACTCTATTTTAATTGATGGCTATATCACAGGCTCTAGCTCAAATATTATACAGACTATCAATTTTATTGACGTTGAAGGTAGGGTGCTATCGGCAACGGACATTAATCAGTTATTACTGACGGGGACAGATGAGGTAGATAACTTTTTTAGTTCACCTTTCGATGATGTCATTCGGACTTTTGGTGGTGATGATCAAATTGAAATCTCTGGTGGCGGTAATGATATTGTCTATGCCGGTGATCATGACGATTTAATATACTTGGCATCAGGCTTTAGAAACTCTGGTCTTACGAGAGTGATCGCAGGCCCTGGCAATGATAGCTATCCCATTAACACTCATGTTGTTGCCGAGTTATCTATTGGTGATGGCATTGACAGTGTAAGAACACCTTACGAAGCGACCAACACAAATATTTATTTTTCTGAAGGCATTCACCTGGATGACTTTGTTATCAGCTATGACGATAACAATAATGGTCGTAACCCTACCATTAACGTGCGCTATTCAGCGACTGACGAAATTCAATTTTATAATACTAGGCTGAGTGACCAACAGAACATTCGTCGAAACTTCTCCGATTACGTGATGATGGGACTGGTTCAGGTAACACTAAATTTCGCTGACTCAAGTGCTGTTTCTTTACGTGATTTGTTATTTGATATCAATGTTCAACACACAAACGATGCCGATAATACTATTTTCGTACGACACGCCGATAGTGTGACCAATGGTCGGAGCGGAAATGATGAGTTATTTGGTACTTTAGGTGATGACACGCTATTTGGTGATAAAGGTAATGACGTTTTAAATGGTCAAAATGGTAATGACATATTTGTCGGTGGTCGTGGTAACGATATTATAAGGGCCAGCAGTGGCCGTAATACTTATCATTATAATGTTGGCGATGATAAAGATATCATCCACCAAGATGGTGGTACTCACCACATCGTTTTTGCCGCTGATATTTCTCCTCAACAAGTTTCTGTCACTAACAAACGAGAACGGGACTCTCATAGTATAGTTTTTAATGTCGCAGGCACTGTCGATGCCATAACATTTAATAATTATTGGCGCGATGGCTTCACGTGGCCTGAGACAGACACGGTATTAAGCATTGAGTTCTTATCCGATGGAACACTTTGGTCTCACACTGAATTAATGACACAGTTAAATCAGGCCTCCAGCGATAACGACAAATTTTATCTATATGGAACAACCGGAGGTAATAGTAACCCCAGTTACAATCTAAGTGGTGGAGCTGGTGATGATATTTTTCTTTATGGTGCAGATACCACTGATATATTTATTCATGACAATGTCTTCCACTATGCAGCGGGAGATGGCCGAGATATTTATAATTTGGGATTAGCAAGGGTTATTGATAGTGGTAGCTTTCAATACTCTCGTATTAGTATCAATAATCATTGGGATCTAAGTTCTATCGACTCCTCGCGCGCATCGTTTGCCATGAAGAATGATAGTTTATTCATTACCATCGATAATGATCCTACTCAAGTGCTCACTATTCGGCATGTTTTTACATCGATCGTCGATAGCCAAGGTGAGATTATTCAAGTGCTATCTGATATTACATTTTCTGATGTTGTGGTGACCTACCAAGATATTATCACTCGATTTTCGACACCATCCGCTGATGGAAGCTGGGTTCGCGTTGGCCCTGCTGGGTCTTCATTTGTGGGCACGTCCTACAATGAAACAATTTTAGTGAGCTCGCTAGACAATCAGGATTTCCAATTTGACTCAGGGCCAGGAGATGATTTTATTTGGAAGGGAAACTGTGGTCGGGTGCATTATATCTTTAGAGTGGGTGGTGGTAATGACACACTTGAAAGCACTCATAAGTGTTTAGCTGATGGCTTTGGCTTTGACAGCTTATTCTTTCCGGCGAGTGATGATTCGCCTCTACCTATCTCTTTCGTCTATGACCCAATGGCCTATGGCGCAAGTTATCAAGTCATCGAGTATGGCAGTGTTTTTGGTGTCTATGATGGTGGTTCTGTTCGACTTAGAGATAGTACGTTGCTACTGCCTGAATATCGTGACTCGCGCGGCTCTAGCAGGCAAACCATAGCGCATATCCGACGATCCAGAGGGATGACTATTCGGGGTGTTGACCAGTGGTATGTCGATCAACACCCAGAATTACTTGTGACGAAAACTGATCCTTCTGGCGCAAGTAGAAAGTATTTTCCGCTGATAGGTGTTCAAGGCAATACGGGAGAAAATTCCAACTTTACCGGTAGAGATACCGTTGAGGGAGGTAACGCTGACGAATACATACAAACACTGTTTGGTGAAGATACTATCCGTGCTGGCGGAGGGGATGATTTTATCGATGCCGGTGGTGCGCGTGATTCTATTTTTGCTGGTGACGGCGATGATATTATTATTACGGGCGGGAGTTCTAATAGTTCATTAGGCTGGAATGGTGGCTCACTGCAAGTTCGCGGTGAGCGCGGTGATGACACGATTTATTTAGATCGCGGTCGGGATAATATCTATTTTAACCTTGGTGATGGGCACGACACACTGGTTGTTAATGAAGGTTTTATTGAGGCGAATGATCGTTTGTTTTTCGGCCCAGGGATTACCCCACAAAGCACCATTTTCTCTCAACAACAAGATCGCTTGATCATTAGATATTCAGCAAACGACACCATCACAATACGTAATTTCTATGAGCGCTCAGGCAATCGTTGGGTGGTGAGACGCGCGTTTAATATCTCGTATAGTGGAGATACTTCCAATTATACCGTTACTGACGTTCGTCTTGGTAATCGTTCACCGGTTGCAATAGATGATAATTACCTAAATATTTCACCTTTGCCGCGTGTATTTAGTTTTGCTGAATTACTCGGTAACGATACCGATGCTGACGGTGATGACCTTACTATTTATCAAGCGTTTAATGCGGTTAATGGCAACGTTTTTGTCAATCATAAGCTTGCACAAATTACATTTGTGCCGCATAAAAACTTTTCTGGCAACGCCAGTTTTGAATACCTTGTCGAAGACAATAACGGCGGTGTTGATAATGGTTTTGTTCGGATGACAATTACCGCCGCCACCTCTATTCTAACCGGCACAAACAGCACCGACACAGTACAAGGAACGGCTGAAAATGATGTGCTGTACGGTTTGGCGGGAGACGATGAATTAATCGGCCTGGGAGGGGACGATATTCTGTTTGGTAATACCGGAAATGATCGGTTTGATGGTGGCAGTGGCAACGATATTATTTACTATACCTTCGGTGATATCGTGGATGGTGGCGACGATTTCGATACGGTATTTAGCCATGATGTATTTGCGGGCAACCCGATAGACGATCTCTTCCTGATCGAAGATTTGACGAACATAGAAGCGATAGATGGCGGGCTGGGTACAAATTCAATTTATGCCGATGACCAAAGTAATACGTACGACCTTTCGTTAATGGTATTGAGTAATATTGATCGCTTTTATGCTGGGGCAGGTGATGATGTTGTTATCGGGCCTGAGCTTGTCCCATTGACGATCGAGGGGCAAGACGGTAATGACCACCTCATTGGCGGTAACGATAATGACTACCTTATCGGTGGCGCAGGTAATGATTGGTTAAAGGGAGGAAGTGGCAATACCGATTATTTAGAGGGAAATGAAGGGGATGATCGTCTCTTTGGCGGTGATGGCAATGACTACCTAGATGGTGGTGTAGGCACAGACCTGCTTGTTGGAGGCAATGAAAATGATAGCTATTCCTGGCAACCTGGGAGTGGTGATCTCTATATTTCGGACTATAGCCACGTGGATGCTGGAAATCCTCAGCATGTTGATTCCTTAGAACTGCTTCTCGGTCTTGTTGATGATCAGCCTCGGGTGCCCGAGTACGACGATTTTTCCTGGGCACGAAACAGCTTTGGCGATCTGCTCATGACGTACAATGATTCCGGTGAAACCATTACCTTGTTAAATTGGTTTAAACATTCCGATCATAAATTACAGCTGATTATTGGTGACACCGAGTTTGATCTGACACAGATCGAAATGGATGCCAACGCTAATCTTATCTCTAGTCCTGTTCTGAGTGTTCCTGCGGGTGGAAGTGTACTTCAGGGAGAGCAACATTATTTAGATAACTGCTCCCAGTGTCATGGCATTGCGGCAAGTGGTATCGGGCAGTTTAATGAAAACCTCATTGCTATTTCAGGTGAAGGCGTGCAAACGCCGCTAGCCGCATTATTTAACTATGTTAGTCATCAAATGCCCATTGATAATCCGCAGGCATGTGTGGGGGAGTGTGCGAAGTCTGTCTCGCTGTATTTACAGTCACTGAATTTACCTTTAGATGCCGATAATGATGGCTTCTTTGATAACGAAGATGAGTGTCCTGCAACACCGGAAGATGAGGTGCTGATAGATCGCGGCTGCTCTGTTTCACAGATTGACAGTGATAATGATGGCATCAATGATCATGTAGATATATGCCCGAATACCCCCGTCGGCGCGCTTGTTGATGGCGACGGTTGCGCGCTAGATGGTGACGGTGATCGTGTTCCCGATGGTATTGATCAATGTCCCAATACACACCCAAGCGCTAGTCATGTCGATGAATTGGGGTGTGCCATAGATACCGATAATGATGGTGTTGTCGACGGCCCTGATCTTTGCCCTTTAACCCCTCAAGGTGAGACAGTGGATTCTGCTGGATGCGCACAAACACAGTTGGATGATGATGCTGACGGCATTAATAATGCTCTTGATGAATGCCCCAATACCTTATTTGGTGACGTGGTGGATAATGTCGGCTGCAGTGCTTCGCAAGCCGATAGTGATAATGATGGTGTCGTCGATAGTATTGATCAATGTCCTGGTACTGCGCCCGGTAGTCGGGTAGACCCGTTGGGCTGCACCGTGATTAATAACGCGCCTACGGTGACAATTTCTTCGCCATTAAATGGCTCCGTTGTTATTGAAGGGCGGTCTACAGTTTTATCCGCAAATGCTGATGACGATTTTGAGGGTGATTTAAGTCATGCGATTACATGGTCTTCAAGTATCGATGGATCTCTCGGTACTGGACAGACCCTCTCTGTTTCCTCTTTGAGTGTCGGCGCTCACGAAATTTCAGCAAGTGCTATCGACACAGATGGTGCCACTGGTGTAAGCACGATTAATCTCATGGTGCAAAGTGAACAAGACGCCGGCACCATTACGTTGAATCAAAGCACCGATATTGGCACACCGGGAAGTAACCCTGGTAGCATGAGTTATGACGCTTCTCTTGGTATTTATACACTCAATACCGGTAGCTTTGATATTGGCAGTTTCTCCGATAATTTCTTCTTTGCTTACCAGATAAGCCAAGGTGATATTGATATTCGTGTCCGTGTGACCAGTATCAGTAATTTCTTCGCTAAGTCGGGTTTGATGATTCGCGCGAGTCTCGATTCGTCGAGTCGTCATGCCTCTATGACAATTGAGCGGGAGAGTTCGCCCGTCTTTATCCATCGTACGGAAGATATTACCGATACCTCTTATACTGGCGCGACCACAGGTGCCGCGAATGAGGGGTGGGTTCGCTTACAAAAAACAGGCAATGTGGTCCATGGTTATTTCTCTACCGATGGTAATAATTGGACGTTAGTCGCTACCGCCACCATTGCCTTCGATACGAATTTCTATGTGGGTTTAATTGCCGTTAATTCTGAAGGTGCCAGCGATACCACGTCTACCTTTGAGCAGTTATCTTTGGTCGCAGGCGAGCCTAGCGTTGGTAATACCGCGCCCTCGCTCACGATTACTTCGCCTGCCGAGGGCGCGAGTTTTGATAGCGGTACGCTCGTAACATTGACGGCTTTAGCCAGCGATACTGAGGATGGTGACTTAAGTCATAGCGTGACGTGGTCATCAGATCTCGATGGTAATTTAGGTACTGCCAGTTCCCTTTCTCTGTCGGGCTTGTCGCAAGGCGCTCATGTCATTACGGCAAGTGTGACAGATAGTGGGTCTCTTACCGCGTCCGCTGCGGTCAATATTACGATGACTCCCAGTGCGGTTAACGATACTCCGCTGATCACTCTCTCATCGCCAGCAGATGGCGCGAGTTTTGATGCTGGGACATCTGTAAACCTTACCGCAACAGCCAGCGATACCGAAGATGGTGATTTAAGCGGTGGAATAATGTGGTCGTCTGATATTGATGGTGCGTTGGGAACAGCAAGCTCTCTTGCACTCGCCAATTTATCACAAGGGACGCACGTGATTACGGCAAGTGTGACAGATAGTGCTTCTGCAACAGCGTCGGCTTCGGTCACTATTACGATAACGAGCAGCTCATCCAATATGCCGCCTGCTATTGCGATCACGTTACCCAATACCGGCATCACTGTTACTCAAGGCAGTGCCGTGACTTTTAACGGTGATGCGAACGATAGTGAAGACGGCAATATTTCGTCGGTGATTACTTGGCAGTCCAGTATAGATGGGGCACTTGGCAGCGGCGCTTCCCTGACAACTTCAGCCTTGAGTGTTGGCAGCCATACCATTACGGCAACAATTAATGATAGTGCGAGCCTCTCTGCCAGTGACAGTATCACCATCGTGGTTGCGAGTGATTCGGGAGGTGGTAATGGCCTGGCCTTCACTCAAAGCGCTGATATTGGCAATCCGGGACAAGCGGGCACCAGCGCCTATGATTCGGCTACCGGCACCTACACCATCAACTCCGGTAGCTTTGATATGGGAAGTTTTGTCGATAACTTTTTCTTGGTATACCAGCCTTACCAAGGTGATATCGATATGCAGGCGAGAGTGGTGAGCATTGGTAATTTTTACGCAAAAACAGGGTTAACGATTAGAAGCAGTTTAGATTCTGGCAGTGCCCATGTATCGATGATGATTGAATTATTATCGGGCGGTTTTTTAATAAGCCGTAACGAAGAATTTACCGATACTAACTATACCCCATCACCCATAGCGGTAGAGGTGGGTCACTGGGTTCGTCTGCAAAAAGTAGGTACCACCATTACCGGGTATGTCTCCACCGATGGAAATAATTGGACGACTGTGGGCAGCCAGACAATTACTATCGGTAATGATTTTTATATTGGGATAAGTGCGGTTAATTCCGAAGGTGCGCCTTTCACTGAGCTAATCATGGATAGCGTAAGTACGGTGACCACACCTTAG